In Paenibacillus sonchi, a single genomic region encodes these proteins:
- the map gene encoding type I methionyl aminopeptidase: MTSDTAQDLQGLKAVGHVVGYTIAEMRKRTVPGMTTAELDEVGAAILERFGAKSAPKVTYNFPGSTCISINEEVAHGIPGSRVIQEGDLVNIDVSAELNGYYGDAGASFQLPPYNEKLVHLCRSAEETMMSVINHLRAGMKVNEIGRVMETEARKRGYNVVRNLCSHGIGRSLHEKPFEILPFYNPRVTTVLKEGQVITVEPFLSTGADFVEQQSDGWTLSVNDSSRVAQYEHTIIVTKGKPIILTSA, encoded by the coding sequence ATGACGAGCGATACAGCACAGGATTTGCAAGGGTTGAAGGCAGTGGGCCATGTGGTTGGCTACACTATTGCGGAAATGAGAAAAAGGACAGTTCCCGGTATGACCACCGCTGAGCTTGACGAGGTGGGGGCAGCGATTCTGGAGCGGTTCGGCGCGAAATCCGCCCCAAAGGTCACTTATAATTTTCCGGGAAGCACCTGTATCAGTATTAATGAAGAGGTGGCCCACGGAATACCGGGTTCAAGAGTCATTCAGGAAGGGGATCTGGTGAACATTGATGTTTCCGCCGAGCTGAACGGTTATTATGGGGACGCTGGGGCTTCTTTTCAACTGCCGCCGTACAATGAGAAGCTTGTCCATCTGTGCCGCAGCGCTGAGGAAACTATGATGAGTGTCATCAATCATCTTAGAGCGGGAATGAAGGTTAACGAAATCGGACGGGTGATGGAGACGGAAGCCCGCAAACGCGGCTATAACGTAGTGCGCAATCTGTGCAGCCACGGCATTGGCAGATCGCTGCATGAGAAGCCTTTTGAAATTCTTCCGTTCTACAATCCGCGTGTAACCACTGTGCTCAAAGAAGGGCAGGTCATTACCGTCGAGCCTTTTCTGTCCACCGGAGCGGATTTTGTGGAGCAGCAGTCTGATGGGTGGACCCTCAGTGTGAATGACAGCAGCCGGGTGGCCCAGTATGAGCATACGATCATAGTCACCAAGGGTAAGCCGATTATCCTGACCAGTGCCTAG
- a CDS encoding VOC family protein, whose product MTTAAVLPQSLEIGLVQLRVSDLERSLAFYQNVVGLKVLRQNGREVEMTADGQHVLLVLREIKNARVLRRNSVAGLYHFAILVPDRPSLGLVLRNLIDSGIHIGQGDHLVSEALYIQDPDNNGIELYRDRPRDTWKHEANGNVVMTTDPVDVDGLLAASEGLSWPGLPAGTVIGHVHFHVGDLGEAKKFYVDTLGFEQTAHYGDAAMFISAGGYHHHMGLNIWAGQGVPAAPADAAGIDYFTLLLPSVQERDLVAERVRSAGYRVDETGGIVTVTDPWNIGIQLLVKP is encoded by the coding sequence ATGACAACAGCAGCAGTATTGCCGCAAAGTTTGGAAATTGGACTGGTGCAGCTTCGGGTAAGCGATTTGGAGCGCTCGCTCGCTTTTTATCAGAATGTGGTAGGACTGAAGGTGCTGCGCCAGAACGGGCGCGAAGTGGAAATGACAGCGGATGGCCAGCATGTGCTCCTGGTGCTGCGGGAGATTAAGAACGCGCGGGTGCTCCGGCGCAATTCGGTGGCGGGTCTGTATCACTTTGCCATTCTTGTGCCTGACCGTCCCAGTCTGGGACTGGTGCTGCGCAATCTGATTGATTCCGGCATCCACATCGGTCAGGGCGACCATCTGGTTAGTGAGGCGCTGTACATTCAAGACCCGGATAATAACGGAATTGAGCTGTACCGCGACCGGCCGCGGGATACATGGAAGCATGAAGCGAACGGGAATGTGGTGATGACCACAGATCCGGTGGATGTGGATGGTCTGCTGGCCGCTTCTGAAGGTCTGTCCTGGCCCGGACTGCCTGCGGGCACCGTGATCGGGCATGTTCATTTTCACGTGGGTGATCTTGGCGAAGCCAAGAAATTCTACGTTGATACGCTGGGCTTCGAGCAGACGGCACATTACGGTGATGCAGCGATGTTTATCTCAGCGGGGGGATACCACCACCATATGGGGCTGAATATTTGGGCGGGTCAAGGGGTGCCGGCGGCTCCGGCAGATGCGGCAGGCATAGATTATTTTACCCTGCTGCTGCCTAGTGTTCAGGAGCGTGATCTGGTAGCCGAACGGGTGCGCTCCGCCGGATACCGGGTGGATGAAACCGGTGGTATTGTCACCGTTACCGATCCATGGAACATAGGCATTCAGCTGCTGGTGAAGCCCTGA
- a CDS encoding metallophosphoesterase family protein codes for METIAIISDIHGNATALETVLADIQQRRISRIFCLGDLVGKGPNSDRAVDLIREHCEKVVRGNWDEFIAGDSELEVIKWHQALLGKERLAYLSGLPFSIEFWMSGRYIRLFHASPRSVNERVQPWDDLELRVSLFEPSELCGSQLPADVAGYGDIHGAYLQHLAGKTLFNAGSVGNPLDLTQASYVIMEGNYGSGDPAPLNIQFVRVPYDIERAVQQAVDSQMPHLEPYIKELRTAEYRGKGQ; via the coding sequence GTGGAGACGATTGCAATTATTTCAGATATTCATGGCAATGCAACAGCCTTGGAGACGGTTCTGGCGGATATTCAGCAGCGCAGGATCAGCCGGATCTTCTGCCTGGGAGACCTTGTGGGCAAAGGACCCAATTCTGATCGGGCTGTTGACCTGATCCGGGAGCATTGTGAGAAAGTGGTCAGGGGCAACTGGGATGAGTTCATTGCAGGTGATAGCGAGCTTGAGGTGATAAAATGGCACCAGGCTCTGCTGGGAAAAGAACGCCTGGCGTATTTGAGCGGACTGCCGTTCTCCATTGAGTTCTGGATGAGCGGCCGGTACATCCGTCTCTTTCATGCTTCGCCGCGGAGTGTAAATGAGCGGGTCCAGCCCTGGGACGATCTGGAGCTGCGTGTGTCGCTGTTTGAGCCTTCAGAGCTGTGCGGCAGCCAGCTGCCTGCAGATGTGGCCGGTTACGGGGATATTCATGGTGCCTATCTTCAGCATCTGGCAGGAAAAACCTTGTTCAATGCGGGGAGTGTCGGCAATCCGCTGGATCTGACACAGGCCTCGTATGTCATTATGGAGGGGAATTACGGGAGCGGAGATCCGGCACCGCTGAATATACAGTTCGTAAGGGTTCCTTATGACATTGAGCGGGCTGTGCAGCAGGCCGTAGATTCGCAAATGCCCCATTTGGAGCCGTACATTAAAGAGCTTAGGACTGCTGAATACAGAGGCAAAGGCCAATGA
- a CDS encoding Rrf2 family transcriptional regulator has product MNISTRFAVAIHILTLIDSNKEGKSTSEWIAGSVNTNPVVIRRLTGMLHKAGLVEVRPGVAGTKLSRSPGEITLLEIYRAVNAAEADTLFSVHEHPNPNCPVGKNIAGAIVPVFSLAQQALENVLQGVTLDQIVNQIPVS; this is encoded by the coding sequence ATGAACATCAGCACCCGGTTTGCGGTGGCTATTCATATTTTGACGCTGATCGACAGCAACAAGGAAGGCAAGAGCACCTCGGAATGGATCGCAGGCAGTGTCAACACCAACCCGGTGGTGATCCGGCGGCTTACAGGCATGCTGCATAAGGCTGGGCTGGTCGAGGTCCGCCCTGGTGTAGCAGGAACAAAGCTTTCGCGCAGCCCGGGTGAAATCACACTGCTGGAAATTTATCGCGCGGTGAACGCGGCGGAGGCGGACACGCTGTTCTCCGTTCACGAGCATCCGAACCCGAACTGCCCTGTCGGCAAAAACATTGCCGGAGCTATAGTCCCCGTCTTTTCCCTGGCCCAGCAGGCGCTGGAGAATGTGCTTCAAGGGGTTACACTGGATCAGATCGTGAATCAGATTCCGGTGTCTTAA
- a CDS encoding DUF2785 domain-containing protein → MNNIRARLMNDLQRIEAERYRLRKGEEVQDFICLMLEYIGDPQSELRDGLIYPTFYAWILEQRLLSSDELRAVLAVLLDEQHLFHGIGGQGDETVFTRTFTVLVIGLIIQRHREQPFLDAAGFRQLKAALLRYYAEEKDLRGYVEEGGWAHSAAHGADAIDELVQCPESGEPVQLEVLEAVRGMLQNGVYLFREEEDERMATIVDTMILRNLLARERIAEWISSLAACGSQPRSNSQYINRINSKNFVRALYFRRDSEYFGKKLQEALLAAELKMNKFAAETGDSVQ, encoded by the coding sequence ATGAACAATATCAGAGCCCGGTTAATGAATGATTTGCAAAGAATAGAAGCGGAGCGGTATAGACTCCGTAAAGGCGAGGAGGTGCAGGATTTCATCTGTCTGATGCTGGAGTATATTGGAGACCCTCAGTCTGAGCTGCGGGACGGGCTGATATATCCGACCTTTTACGCATGGATTCTGGAGCAGCGGCTGCTCTCTTCTGATGAGCTGAGAGCCGTTCTGGCGGTGCTGCTGGATGAGCAGCATCTGTTCCATGGTATAGGCGGACAAGGGGATGAGACAGTATTCACCCGGACCTTCACTGTACTTGTCATCGGCCTTATTATCCAGCGGCACAGAGAACAGCCTTTCCTGGATGCTGCCGGGTTTCGGCAGCTGAAGGCAGCACTGCTCCGTTATTATGCTGAAGAAAAAGATCTCCGAGGCTATGTCGAAGAAGGCGGCTGGGCTCACTCGGCGGCTCACGGGGCAGATGCCATCGATGAATTGGTGCAATGCCCGGAAAGCGGAGAGCCGGTGCAGCTTGAGGTACTGGAAGCGGTTCGGGGTATGCTGCAGAACGGAGTATATCTCTTCAGAGAAGAAGAAGATGAACGGATGGCTACAATTGTAGATACGATGATTCTACGTAATCTGCTTGCGCGGGAACGCATCGCTGAATGGATCAGCAGCCTTGCAGCCTGCGGCAGTCAGCCCAGAAGCAACAGCCAATACATCAACCGGATCAACAGTAAAAACTTCGTGCGGGCCCTTTATTTCAGGAGAGATAGCGAGTATTTCGGTAAGAAGCTTCAAGAAGCTCTGCTTGCCGCTGAGCTCAAAATGAACAAATTTGCAGCAGAAACTGGCGATTCCGTTCAATAG
- a CDS encoding SAM-dependent methyltransferase gives MSRNKLDLERIVFIGRTFEEYLRMFNLQRGELEGRSILDCPAGACSFTAEARKLGAASVAADIAYYYSAEALRDKGLKDIEHTVQQLDKVQDNFVWKEFTSIHALQQARTAALAASTLDRQQNSSRYIPVELPLLPFADRSFDLTLSAHFLFMYGDRLDYDFHLRTLQELMRVTKSEIRIFPLVDLSSRRYHKLDQLVCAAQVQGWTAEEQQVPYEFQKGADSMLRLLRV, from the coding sequence ATGAGCAGAAACAAATTGGATTTGGAGCGTATTGTTTTTATTGGCCGGACCTTTGAGGAGTACTTGCGGATGTTTAATTTGCAGCGGGGAGAACTGGAGGGACGGAGTATTTTGGATTGTCCGGCGGGAGCCTGCTCGTTTACCGCAGAGGCCCGCAAGCTTGGCGCGGCATCTGTTGCCGCAGACATTGCTTACTATTATTCCGCTGAAGCACTGAGGGACAAAGGGCTGAAGGATATTGAGCATACGGTGCAGCAGCTGGACAAAGTTCAGGATAATTTTGTGTGGAAAGAGTTCACTTCCATACATGCGTTACAGCAGGCGAGGACAGCAGCCTTGGCAGCCAGTACGCTGGACCGGCAGCAAAATAGCAGCCGTTATATTCCAGTAGAGCTGCCTCTGCTGCCTTTTGCAGACCGTTCCTTTGATCTCACCCTGTCTGCCCATTTTCTGTTTATGTATGGGGACCGGCTGGACTATGATTTTCACCTCAGGACACTTCAGGAATTGATGAGGGTCACGAAGTCAGAAATCCGCATCTTCCCGCTGGTGGACTTATCCTCCCGCAGATACCATAAGCTGGACCAGCTGGTCTGTGCAGCTCAGGTCCAAGGCTGGACGGCAGAAGAGCAGCAGGTTCCCTATGAATTTCAAAAAGGTGCGGATTCCATGCTGAGGCTGCTGCGTGTCTGA
- a CDS encoding DUF1641 domain-containing protein, producing the protein MSETITQSKSFIKEDLLDQLLKPEVQESLTTLVEQLPQITQLVGALTKSLDFVQTVAADEVLKNDTVGAIKELAEPVVDSVKTMAATVIEAKDRANESSENITLFGMMRMIKDPQVQKMLRFMNAYLQVSGERNPQK; encoded by the coding sequence ATGTCAGAAACAATCACGCAAAGCAAATCCTTTATTAAAGAGGATCTTCTGGATCAGCTCTTGAAGCCTGAGGTGCAGGAATCCCTAACGACGCTGGTAGAGCAGCTTCCCCAGATTACGCAGCTGGTTGGCGCATTAACCAAGTCGCTTGATTTTGTGCAGACTGTTGCAGCGGATGAGGTGCTAAAGAATGACACGGTAGGTGCCATCAAAGAACTTGCCGAGCCTGTAGTGGATTCCGTCAAAACAATGGCAGCTACGGTTATCGAAGCCAAGGATCGTGCCAACGAAAGCAGTGAAAACATCACATTGTTCGGCATGATGCGCATGATCAAGGACCCGCAGGTGCAAAAAATGCTCCGTTTCATGAATGCATACCTGCAGGTCAGCGGCGAACGTAATCCACAAAAATAA
- a CDS encoding LysR family transcriptional regulator: MDLKTLKTFQAIIRSGSFNRAAEELNYAQSTVTMQIQKLESDLGVQLLERGKGVALTEAGRLFHEQSQRIVQDMERLQRSITDLKSGEAGSIRIGASDPTASYRLPDILQKFMTLFPKMELSVDISGSGALCGRMLRGELDIVICSAPELGKELHFEPLFTEAFVLLLPEDHPLVSVPAVTADHLRGHRLLITAPTCPYRKKLESVLTEAAGPPLDTMEIGSMSALKFYVASRLGIAFVPEVILNPVPAGTVTRRLEGSAVDMTCGIICRIADYPLKPPVRRLYDFIRQELAAQPGFSLE; this comes from the coding sequence CTGGATCTAAAAACATTAAAAACCTTTCAGGCCATCATCCGCTCCGGCAGCTTCAACCGTGCCGCAGAAGAGCTGAATTATGCCCAATCTACAGTCACAATGCAAATTCAGAAGCTGGAATCCGATCTGGGAGTTCAATTGCTGGAACGGGGCAAAGGCGTGGCCTTAACCGAAGCCGGACGGTTGTTTCACGAACAGAGCCAGAGGATCGTCCAGGATATGGAACGGCTGCAGCGCAGCATCACGGATTTGAAATCCGGCGAAGCGGGGAGCATACGCATCGGTGCTTCTGATCCGACGGCAAGCTACCGGCTGCCTGACATTCTGCAGAAATTCATGACCCTGTTTCCTAAAATGGAGCTGTCGGTGGACATCTCCGGATCAGGTGCGCTTTGCGGCCGGATGCTCCGCGGAGAGCTGGATATTGTAATCTGCTCCGCTCCGGAACTGGGGAAGGAGCTGCATTTTGAACCGTTGTTTACGGAAGCATTCGTACTGTTATTGCCGGAAGATCATCCGCTTGTTTCCGTCCCCGCCGTTACTGCGGATCATCTGCGCGGACACCGGCTGCTGATTACAGCACCTACATGCCCCTACCGCAAAAAACTGGAAAGCGTCTTGACGGAAGCTGCCGGCCCGCCGCTCGATACCATGGAAATCGGCAGCATGTCGGCACTGAAGTTCTATGTGGCGAGCAGGCTTGGCATCGCGTTTGTGCCGGAGGTGATCCTTAATCCCGTTCCTGCCGGAACCGTAACCCGGAGGCTGGAAGGCAGCGCTGTGGACATGACCTGCGGGATCATTTGCCGGATTGCGGATTACCCCTTGAAACCGCCCGTCCGCAGGCTGTATGATTTTATCAGGCAGGAACTGGCGGCGCAGCCGGGTTTTAGCCTGGAATAG
- a CDS encoding NAD(P)/FAD-dependent oxidoreductase: MSKHIVILGAGYGGLLSAINVRKYMSKAEAKITVVNQYPTHQIITELHRLAAGSVAEQAVAMPLTKLFAGKDIDLKIAKVKSFSVDSKQVQLSDGTTLSYDALVVALGSTTAYFGIPGLEEYSMVLKSAADAKQIHGHIEGRIREYAKTHNPADAAILIGGGGLTGVELVGEIADVLPKLTKRYGVNPQEIKLMLVEAGPKILPVLPDHLIERAVTSLTARGVTFLTGLPVTNVAGNVIDLKDGQQIVANTFVWTGGVQGNPLVGESGLEVNRGRATVNDFLQSTSHPDVFVAGDSAVVFAADGRPYPPTAQIAWQMGELIGYNLYAYLTNAASEAFSPINSGTLASLGRKDGVAIIGASNTPLKGLPATLMKEASNIRYLSHIKGLFSLAY; encoded by the coding sequence ATGTCAAAACATATCGTTATTCTCGGAGCTGGCTACGGCGGTCTTCTGAGTGCTATTAACGTGCGCAAATATATGAGCAAGGCTGAAGCAAAAATCACGGTTGTCAATCAATACCCGACGCATCAGATTATTACGGAGCTCCATCGTCTGGCGGCAGGAAGTGTTGCGGAACAAGCCGTAGCCATGCCGCTCACCAAGCTTTTTGCCGGAAAAGACATTGATCTGAAAATTGCCAAGGTCAAATCATTTTCCGTAGACAGCAAGCAGGTGCAGCTGTCTGACGGTACGACGCTCTCCTATGATGCACTTGTTGTTGCGCTGGGCAGCACTACTGCTTATTTCGGCATTCCTGGACTGGAAGAGTATAGCATGGTGCTGAAATCCGCCGCGGACGCGAAACAAATCCATGGGCATATTGAAGGCCGCATTCGTGAGTACGCCAAGACACACAATCCAGCCGATGCGGCGATTCTGATTGGCGGTGGCGGTCTGACCGGCGTGGAGCTGGTGGGCGAGATTGCTGATGTGCTGCCGAAGCTGACCAAACGTTATGGCGTAAATCCTCAGGAAATCAAGCTGATGCTAGTAGAAGCGGGTCCAAAAATCCTTCCGGTGCTGCCGGATCACCTGATTGAGCGTGCAGTAACGAGCCTGACTGCCCGCGGTGTAACCTTCCTGACCGGCCTTCCTGTTACGAATGTTGCCGGCAATGTAATTGATCTGAAGGATGGCCAGCAAATTGTTGCCAATACCTTTGTATGGACCGGCGGTGTGCAGGGCAACCCTCTGGTCGGTGAATCCGGCCTAGAAGTGAACCGCGGCCGTGCCACAGTCAATGACTTCCTGCAGTCCACTTCGCACCCGGATGTTTTTGTGGCAGGGGACAGTGCGGTTGTCTTCGCAGCGGACGGACGTCCATACCCGCCGACAGCACAAATTGCCTGGCAGATGGGCGAGCTGATCGGCTACAATCTGTACGCTTATCTGACTAATGCAGCCTCTGAAGCCTTCAGTCCAATCAACTCCGGGACGCTTGCCAGCCTTGGGCGCAAAGACGGGGTGGCAATTATCGGAGCCAGCAATACTCCGCTTAAGGGCTTGCCTGCAACCCTTATGAAGGAAGCGAGCAATATCCGTTATTTGTCCCACATTAAAGGTCTGTTCAGCCTGGCGTACTAA
- a CDS encoding DJ-1/PfpI family protein, which translates to MGTRILRNDGPFISWLQGAKSVPYKVSVCTGSLLLGAAGFLRDCWATTHPSSYGLLEPYCGQVIETRIVQDGKIITGGGVSTSIDLGLYMMSLLAGEDAMQAVKKQIDYPYVMQGIIRRQ; encoded by the coding sequence ATGGGGACGAGAATACTGCGCAATGACGGGCCGTTCATTTCCTGGCTTCAAGGTGCCAAAAGTGTTCCTTACAAGGTATCGGTGTGCACCGGTTCATTGCTGCTGGGCGCAGCCGGGTTCTTGCGGGACTGCTGGGCTACAACACATCCTTCCTCCTACGGGCTGCTGGAGCCTTATTGCGGGCAGGTTATAGAGACGCGGATTGTTCAGGACGGCAAGATCATTACAGGAGGCGGGGTGTCCACCTCTATTGATTTGGGATTATATATGATGTCGCTTCTGGCGGGAGAAGATGCGATGCAGGCTGTAAAGAAGCAAATTGACTATCCCTATGTTATGCAAGGAATCATCCGCAGACAATAG
- a CDS encoding nitroreductase family protein, producing MSAFSELVQARRSANNFVEGIKIPQSELEEMFSLTRLAPSAYNLQHTHYKVVSDEDLKEKIREAAYGQYKIHTASAVIVVLGDKNAYLQASEIYSGLKMLGAMSEDAFDQTIADIHGAYSGNDAFQHDEAIRNASLSAMQFMLIAKDKGWDTCPMIGFDVQAVKAALNLSDNMVPVMLITIGKDNKHKIRPRGYRKPVNEFVEFF from the coding sequence ATGAGCGCTTTTTCAGAATTGGTTCAAGCACGCAGATCGGCAAATAACTTCGTTGAGGGGATCAAAATCCCCCAAAGCGAGCTGGAAGAAATGTTCTCGCTCACCCGCCTCGCTCCTTCAGCCTACAATTTGCAGCATACCCATTATAAGGTGGTCAGTGATGAAGACCTGAAGGAAAAGATCCGCGAAGCGGCCTATGGCCAGTACAAAATCCATACCGCATCAGCGGTCATTGTCGTGCTTGGAGACAAAAATGCCTATCTGCAGGCTTCTGAAATCTACAGCGGGCTTAAAATGCTGGGAGCCATGAGTGAGGATGCTTTTGACCAGACGATTGCGGATATCCACGGCGCTTATAGCGGAAATGATGCTTTTCAGCATGATGAAGCGATCCGTAATGCCTCTTTGTCAGCCATGCAGTTCATGCTGATTGCCAAGGACAAGGGCTGGGATACCTGCCCGATGATCGGTTTCGATGTTCAAGCCGTCAAAGCGGCCCTGAACCTGAGCGACAATATGGTGCCTGTCATGCTGATTACAATCGGCAAAGACAACAAGCACAAGATCAGACCCCGCGGCTACCGCAAGCCTGTGAATGAATTTGTAGAGTTTTTTTGA
- a CDS encoding carboxymuconolactone decarboxylase family protein, with product MDHLPQVSNAFATFMKEAPQQQQAWMETVQKLDAASCLDPKTEEIAYISVLAAVRLESGLPFHVKHAKSLGATREEIISAVLLGLPAVGNAVIQALPVALQAYDSE from the coding sequence ATGGATCATTTACCACAAGTGAGCAATGCATTTGCCACCTTTATGAAGGAAGCGCCACAGCAGCAGCAGGCTTGGATGGAGACCGTTCAGAAGCTGGACGCGGCAAGTTGTCTTGATCCAAAGACTGAAGAAATCGCTTATATTTCGGTATTGGCTGCGGTGCGCCTGGAAAGCGGACTGCCCTTTCATGTAAAACATGCCAAGTCGCTTGGAGCTACGCGGGAAGAGATCATCAGTGCGGTTCTGCTGGGTCTTCCGGCAGTAGGCAACGCGGTTATTCAGGCTTTGCCGGTGGCCTTGCAGGCATATGACAGCGAGTAG
- a CDS encoding SGNH/GDSL hydrolase family protein → MEFQENDIILFQGDSITDWGRNYEDPSSLGVGYALMVAARLGLLYPEKKLTFINRGISGNRAADLQRRWDKDCLELKPTVVSIYIGINDTWRRFDSGEETTAAQFEASYRDIIERTLRATNAKLILVEPFVLPVSEDRKGWRQDLDPKIHVVRELAREYGALLVPLDGLFAAASMKADSAFWAPDGVHPSPAGHALITDAWLKAAGAIS, encoded by the coding sequence ATGGAATTTCAAGAAAACGATATCATTTTGTTCCAGGGTGACAGCATTACGGATTGGGGCCGCAACTATGAAGACCCGTCCTCGCTTGGTGTGGGCTATGCACTGATGGTAGCCGCACGGCTGGGATTGCTGTATCCCGAGAAGAAGCTGACCTTTATCAACCGCGGGATCAGCGGCAACCGTGCGGCGGATCTGCAGCGGCGCTGGGACAAGGACTGCCTGGAGCTGAAGCCGACTGTAGTTTCCATATACATCGGCATTAACGACACCTGGCGCCGCTTTGACTCCGGGGAGGAAACCACGGCTGCACAATTTGAAGCTTCCTACCGGGATATTATTGAACGCACCCTCAGAGCAACCAATGCCAAGCTGATTCTCGTTGAGCCTTTTGTGCTGCCGGTATCCGAAGACCGCAAGGGCTGGCGCCAGGATCTGGACCCGAAGATTCATGTGGTGCGTGAGCTTGCCCGCGAGTATGGGGCTCTGCTGGTTCCTCTGGATGGGCTGTTTGCTGCAGCATCCATGAAGGCGGATTCTGCATTCTGGGCACCGGATGGTGTGCATCCTTCTCCTGCCGGACATGCGCTTATTACCGATGCCTGGCTGAAAGCGGCAGGAGCCATCAGCTAA